Proteins co-encoded in one Juglans regia cultivar Chandler chromosome 16, Walnut 2.0, whole genome shotgun sequence genomic window:
- the LOC109004831 gene encoding cytochrome P450 71B9-like: MSVFAVPIWLPLLLLLPILLLMKNKIHGRRQNKNLPPSPPYLPIIGNLHQIGNLPHQSLSLLAQTYGPVMLLKFGAKPIVVISSAEAAKEVLKVHDIDCCSRPLSASARKLTYNYQDIVFAPYGEYWREIRKVCVLELFSAARVQSYRSIREEEVALLVNSISQSSSSATPVNLMEKILPPSASILCRIAFGKSFRFRGSDLDNEKFQEVLHEAEAMLASFSASEFFPYVGWIVDRLSGRFQRLDKIFHEMDNFLQMAIDFHLNPDKTKEEHEDLVDVLLRIEREQAKSGGATFTRDNIKGILFDIFLGGSNSAAITTIWAMAELARNPRVMKKAQDEVRNLIGNKGKVAESDTPHLPYLKMIMKENLRLHPPAAMLLPRETMAPFKISGYDICPKSLLQVNNWAIARDPEYWKNPEEFNPERFDDSSIDYKGQNFEFLPFGSGRRGCPGMNMGTTTVELALANLLYCFDWKLPSGMKEEDINMEESTGPGLTQKRTPLKLVPVKFF, translated from the exons ATGTCTGTTTTCGCTGTACCCATATGGCTTCCACTTCTCCTTCTTCTCCCCATTCTGCTactcatgaaaaacaaaattcatggTCGGAGGCAAAACAAAAACCTTCCACCAAGCCCTCCATACCTTCCCATTATAGGCAACCTGCACCAGATTGGTAATTTACCACATCAATCTCTGTCGCTACTCGCCCAGACATATGGCCCCGTGATGCTCCTCAAATTCGGTGCTAAACCGATTGTTGTTATCTCTTCTGCTGAGGCTGCAAAAGAGGTCTTGAAAGTTCATGATATAGACTGTTGCAGTCGACCTCTCTCAGCCAGCGCTCGAAAACTGACGTACAATTATCAGGATATAGTCTTTGCACCTTATGGCGAGTATTGGCGAGAGATAAGGAAAGTCTGTGTTCTTGAGCTTTTTAGCGCGGCAAGGGTGCAGTCATATCGTTCCATCAGGGAAGAAGAAGTGGCTTTGCTTGTGAATTCAATATCTCAGTCTTCATCTTCTGCAACCCCTGTGAATCTCATGGAGAAGATATTGCCCCCTTCTGCAAGTATTCTCTGTAGGATTGCTTTTGGAAAGAGCTTCCGGTTCCGGGGGAgtgatttggataatgagaagTTTCAAGAAGTTCTTCATGAGGCTGAAGCCATGCTTGCAAGCTTCAGTGCATCTGAGTTCTTTCCATACGTGGGATGGATTGTGGACAGGCTCTCTGGTAGATTTCAAAGACTTGACAAGATTTTCCATGAGATGGATAACTTTCTACAAATGGCAATTGATTTTCATCTTAATCCCGACAAGACAAAAGAGGAACACGAAGACCTTGTCGATGTGCTGCTCAGAATAGAAAGGGAGCAAGCCAAGTCTGGTGGAGCTACGTTCACTAGAGATAACATTAAGGGGATCCTCTTC GATATATTTCTAGGTGGAAGCAACTCTGCTGCAATTACCACGATATGGGCAATGGCAGAGCTTGCAAGGAACCCACGAGTGATGAAGAAAGCGCAAGATGAAGTCAGAAATCTCATTGGAAACAAAGGAAAAGTCGCAGAAAGCGACACTCCTCATCTTCCTTACCTCAAgatgataatgaaagaaaatctcAGATTGCACCCTCCGGCCGCAATGCTTCTTCCAAGAGAAACTATGGCACCTTTTAAGATCAGCGGTTACGACATTTGCCCAAAATCATTGCTGCAAGTAAACAACTGGGCAATAGCAAGAGACCCTGAATACTGGAAAAACCCAGAAGAATTCAACCCAGAAAGGTTCGATGATAGCTCTATTGATTATAAAGGGCAAAACTTTGAGTTCTTGCCCTTTGGATCTGGTCGAAGAGGTTGTCCTGGGATGAATATGGGAACGACCACAGTTGAGCTTGCACTTGCCAATCTTTTGTACTGTTTCGATTGGAAATTACCCAGTGGGATGAAAGAGGAGGACATTAACATGGAAGAATCGACTGGTCCGGGCCTTACCCAGAAAAGAACACCACTGAAACTAGTTCCAGTCAAGTTTTTTTAG